A genomic stretch from Flavobacterium sp. KS-LB2 includes:
- the rpsJ gene encoding 30S ribosomal protein S10, with protein MSQKIRIKLKSYDHMLVDKSAEKIVKTVKSTGAVVTGPIPLPTHKKLFTVLRSPHVNKKAREQFEVMSYKRLIDIYSSSSKTIDALMKLELPSGVEVEIKV; from the coding sequence ATGAGTCAAAAAATCAGAATAAAATTAAAATCTTACGATCACATGTTGGTAGACAAGTCTGCTGAGAAGATTGTAAAAACGGTAAAAAGTACCGGTGCAGTTGTTACAGGACCAATTCCATTGCCAACACACAAAAAACTTTTTACTGTTCTACGTTCTCCACACGTTAACAAAAAAGCGAGAGAGCAATTTGAAGTAATGTCATATAAGAGATTAATTGATATTTATTCATCTTCATCTAAAACTATTGATGCTTTAATGAAATTAGAATTGCCTAGTGGAGTTGAAGTAGAGATCAAAGTTTAA
- the rpsS gene encoding 30S ribosomal protein S19 has translation MARSLKKGPFVHYKLDKKVQENIAGGNKGVVKTWSRASMITPDFVGQTIAVHNGRQFVPVYVTENMVGHKLGEFSPTRSFRGHAGAKNKGKK, from the coding sequence ATGGCACGTTCATTAAAAAAAGGACCTTTCGTTCATTATAAGTTAGACAAGAAAGTTCAAGAAAACATCGCAGGTGGAAATAAAGGAGTGGTTAAGACATGGTCTAGAGCTTCTATGATTACTCCAGACTTTGTTGGACAAACTATCGCAGTTCATAACGGTCGTCAATTTGTACCAGTTTACGTAACAGAAAACATGGTAGGTCACAAATTAGGAGAATTTTCACCAACTAGGTCTTTTAGAGGTCATGCTGGAGCAAAAAATAAAGGTAAAAAATAA
- the rplC gene encoding 50S ribosomal protein L3, protein MSGLIGRKIGMTSIFDENGKNIPCTVIEAGPCVVTQVRTKGVDGYEALQLGFDDKNEKHSTKAALGHFKKAGTVAKKKVVEFQDFATEQKLGDLIDVSIFSEGEFVDVQGVSKGKGFQGVVKRHGFGGVGQATHGQHNRLRAPGSVGASSYPSRVFKGMRMAGRMGGDNVKVQNLRVLKVVADKNLLVIKGCVPGHNNSYVIIQK, encoded by the coding sequence ATGTCTGGGTTAATTGGTAGAAAAATCGGCATGACTAGTATTTTCGACGAGAACGGGAAGAATATTCCTTGTACAGTAATCGAAGCTGGACCATGTGTTGTTACCCAAGTCAGAACCAAAGGTGTTGACGGGTACGAAGCGTTGCAACTTGGTTTCGATGACAAAAACGAGAAACATTCCACAAAAGCGGCTTTAGGTCACTTTAAAAAAGCGGGAACTGTAGCTAAGAAAAAAGTCGTTGAATTCCAAGATTTCGCAACAGAGCAAAAATTAGGAGATCTTATTGATGTTTCTATTTTTTCTGAAGGAGAATTTGTAGATGTACAAGGTGTATCTAAAGGTAAAGGTTTTCAAGGGGTTGTAAAACGTCACGGTTTTGGTGGTGTTGGTCAAGCAACTCACGGTCAACACAATCGTTTAAGAGCGCCAGGTTCTGTAGGAGCTTCTTCTTATCCATCTAGAGTATTCAAAGGAATGCGTATGGCTGGACGTATGGGAGGAGACAATGTAAAAGTTCAAAACCTTAGAGTTTTAAAAGTAGTGGCTGATAAGAACCTACTTGTTATTAAAGGATGTGTTCCTGGTCATAACAACTCTTATGTAATCATTCAGAAGTAA
- the rplW gene encoding 50S ribosomal protein L23 encodes MSIIIKPIVTEKVTKESEVLNRFGFVVDKKANKVQIKKAIEAAYGVTILSVNTMNVRPDRTTKYTKSGLISGKTNAIKKAIVQVQEGETIDFYNNI; translated from the coding sequence ATGAGCATCATAATTAAGCCTATAGTAACGGAAAAAGTAACCAAAGAAAGTGAAGTTTTAAACCGCTTCGGATTTGTTGTTGACAAAAAAGCAAACAAAGTGCAAATTAAGAAAGCTATTGAAGCTGCTTATGGAGTAACTATTTTGAGTGTTAACACGATGAACGTAAGACCGGATAGAACTACAAAATACACTAAAAGTGGTTTAATCAGTGGAAAGACGAATGCAATCAAAAAAGCAATTGTTCAAGTACAAGAAGGAGAAACAATTGATTTTTACAACAATATCTAA
- the rplD gene encoding 50S ribosomal protein L4 has product MEAKVLDFNGKDTGRKVQLSDSVFGIEPNNHAVYLDVKQYLANQRQGTHKAKERAEVAGSTRKIKKQKGTGTARAGSAKNPLFKGGGTVFGPRPRSYSFKLNKSLKRLARKSAFSIKAKESNIIVLEDFNFETPNTKNFINVLKALELENKKSLFVLGDVNKNVYLSSRNLKGSSVVSSLELSTYAILNANNLVLLESSLEIIEENLSK; this is encoded by the coding sequence ATGGAAGCAAAAGTATTAGATTTCAACGGAAAAGATACTGGAAGAAAAGTTCAACTTTCTGATTCAGTATTTGGTATAGAACCAAACAATCATGCAGTATACCTTGATGTTAAGCAATATCTTGCTAATCAAAGACAAGGAACGCACAAAGCTAAAGAAAGAGCTGAAGTTGCGGGAAGTACTCGTAAGATTAAAAAACAAAAAGGAACTGGTACTGCTCGTGCGGGTAGTGCAAAGAATCCATTGTTTAAAGGTGGTGGAACAGTTTTCGGACCAAGACCAAGAAGTTATTCATTCAAATTGAATAAAAGCTTGAAACGTTTGGCTAGAAAATCTGCTTTCTCAATTAAAGCAAAAGAGTCGAACATTATCGTTCTTGAAGACTTTAATTTTGAAACTCCAAACACTAAAAATTTCATCAACGTTTTGAAAGCTTTAGAGTTAGAGAATAAAAAATCCCTGTTTGTGTTGGGTGATGTAAATAAAAATGTATATTTGTCGTCACGCAATTTAAAAGGCTCTAGCGTAGTAAGTAGCTTAGAACTAAGTACTTACGCTATATTAAACGCTAATAATTTAGTGCTTTTAGAGAGTTCTTTGGAGATAATTGAAGAAAATTTAAGTAAATAA
- the rplV gene encoding 50S ribosomal protein L22: MGVRKRETADARKEANKSLAFAKLNNCPTSPRKMRLVADLVRGQKVERALNILRFSSKEASRKLEKLVLSVIANWQAKNPEANMEEAGLFVKEIRVDGGMMLKRLRPAPQGRAHRIRKRSNHVTIVLGAINNTQSNS; this comes from the coding sequence ATGGGAGTTCGTAAAAGAGAAACAGCAGACGCAAGAAAAGAGGCGAATAAGTCTTTGGCCTTCGCAAAATTGAATAACTGCCCTACTTCACCTAGAAAAATGCGCTTAGTAGCGGACTTGGTAAGAGGTCAGAAGGTAGAAAGAGCACTTAACATCTTAAGATTTAGTTCTAAAGAAGCTTCAAGAAAATTAGAAAAATTGGTTTTATCAGTAATTGCTAACTGGCAAGCTAAAAACCCTGAAGCTAATATGGAAGAAGCTGGTTTATTTGTTAAGGAAATCCGTGTTGATGGTGGAATGATGTTGAAAAGACTTCGTCCAGCGCCACAAGGAAGAGCACACAGAATAAGAAAACGTTCTAATCACGTAACAATCGTGCTTGGGGCTATCAATAACACACAAAGCAATTCTTAA
- the rplB gene encoding 50S ribosomal protein L2: MSVRKLKPITPGQRFRVVNGYDAITTDKPERSLIAPIKNSGGRNSQGKMTMRYTGGGHKQRYRIIDFKRTKEGIPATVKSIEYDPNRTAFIALLAYADGEKTYVIAQNGLKVGQKLVSGPESQPEIGNTLPLSRVPLGTVISCIELRPGQGAVIARSAGTFAQLMARDGKYATIKMPSGETRLILLTCSATIGAVSNSDHQLVVSGKAGRTRWLGRRPRTRPVAMNPVDHPMGGGEGRSSGGHPRSRNGIPAKGYRTRSKKNPSNKYIVERRKK; this comes from the coding sequence ATGTCAGTAAGAAAATTAAAACCTATTACCCCAGGTCAGCGATTTAGAGTTGTGAATGGTTATGACGCCATTACAACTGATAAGCCGGAACGCTCTTTGATAGCGCCGATAAAAAACTCTGGTGGTAGAAATAGTCAAGGAAAGATGACCATGCGTTATACGGGTGGTGGTCACAAGCAGAGATATCGTATCATTGATTTTAAACGTACAAAAGAAGGAATTCCTGCGACGGTTAAGTCAATTGAATATGATCCAAATCGTACTGCTTTTATCGCTTTGTTAGCGTATGCTGATGGGGAGAAAACGTATGTTATTGCTCAAAACGGATTGAAAGTTGGTCAGAAATTAGTTTCTGGTCCAGAATCTCAACCTGAAATTGGTAATACATTACCTTTAAGTAGAGTTCCACTTGGAACTGTAATTTCTTGTATCGAATTGAGACCAGGACAAGGAGCTGTAATCGCTCGTTCTGCTGGAACATTTGCTCAATTGATGGCAAGAGATGGAAAATATGCTACAATCAAAATGCCTTCAGGTGAGACAAGATTGATCTTGTTGACTTGTTCGGCTACAATTGGAGCGGTTTCTAATTCAGACCACCAATTAGTTGTATCAGGAAAAGCTGGTAGAACAAGATGGTTAGGAAGAAGACCTAGAACAAGACCTGTTGCAATGAACCCTGTCGATCACCCAATGGGTGGTGGTGAAGGACGTTCTTCTGGTGGACATCCACGTTCAAGAAATGGAATACCAGCTAAAGGTTATAGAACTCGTTCTAAGAAAAACCCGAGTAACAAGTATATCGTAGAACGTAGAAAGAAATAA